In Kwoniella dejecticola CBS 10117 chromosome 6, complete sequence, a genomic segment contains:
- a CDS encoding glycerol kinase: MSRQPPVDLQMSSMKNPSPLATSQTTTPVSSAGVGGGFNQSGGFTPVFETSPQVSPANSRRPSISGIQAPVPRRLSEVASGRPSFSQQPPQQQQGMQRQLSYFSGGDGNAPPPTGGSVAGGFSGGASLSRRGSTASHMSSGPRPIQRHDYSGPTTPSLLSRAGSPTLPLGNDHTQAPRAYFEGAGGFSGLDGNRELRQGQFIGSLDCGTTSTRFIVFDKRAKIIAEHQTEFEQILPHAGWHEHDPEALVEAMTECVNKAVEKLEWMGWSRKSIKGIGITNQRETTVCWSRSTGKPLCNAIVWDDSRTLGVVREYEKKLEEEGLDIDDEEEDLHGVPEDVEIGTGGEDAAFGEKGDVVVETEDGQKKEDGLVEKVGQKLENLGLAENESKTKTEEKTIPQTNGDASVHVHKKRKGKEGIVDVTGIPLSTYFSAIKLRWMLDHNRDVHKAHEDDDLMFGTVDTWLVYALTGREQGGLHIMDVTNASRTLLISLKTLQWHPPLLRFFGIRPSVLPKIVSSSEIYGTISERCETALTTVPIAGIVGDQQAALVGNKCLRKGEAKCTYGTGAFVLFNTGEECVRSNYGLISTVAFQAGPDAKPIYALEGSIAVAGSAIKWLRDQINLIEESSDMDILAGSVADTGGVYFVTAFSGLLAPYWDREASGTIIGLTSYTTSAHIARATLEAVCFQSRAVLDVIEKESDTKCETLKVDGGVTNSDLAMQLQANIGGFNVARPAMRESTALGSALLAASALKLFGWDLSKPETLADVNTAGVHIFEPELPEKDRRKAIRGWERAVDRARKWHEEGDEEEEEERYEEERGLSRLPSREH; encoded by the exons ATGTCGCGACAACCTCCCGTAGACTTGCAGATGTCTTCAATGAAGAATCCATCTCCCTTAGCTACCAGTCAAACTACCACCCCCGTTTCTTCAGCTGGAGTAGGAGGTGGATTCAACCAATCAGGCGGATTCACTCCGGTATTCGAAACTTCTCCTCAAGTCTCACCTGCCAATTCCAGAAGACCATCTATTTCTGGAATTCAGGCCCCCGTACCCAGACGACTCTCAGAAGTAGCTTCCGGCAGACCGTCCTTCTCGCAACAACcacctcagcagcagcaggggATGCAGCGACAACTCTCGTATTTTAGCGGTGGAGACGGGAACGCTCCCCCGCCCACCGGTGGCAGTGTAGCGGGTGGTTTCAGCGGAGGAGCGTCTCTgtcaagaagaggatcaaccGCTTCTCATATGTCATCTGGACCTAGACCTATCCAGCGACATGATTATTCCGGACCGACAACCCCCTCTTTGCTTTCCAGAGCAGGTTCCCCGACTCTCCCGCTGGGTAACGATCATACTCAAGCTCCTAGGGCGTACTTCGAAGGTGCGGGTGGATTCAGTGGGTTAGACGGAAACAGGGAACTCAGACAAGGTCAATTTATTGGTTCATTGGATTGTGGTACTAC ATCTACTCGTTTCATTGTCTTCGACAAACGGGCTAAGATCATTGCCGAACATCAAACCGAGTTTGAGCAAATTCTACCCCATGCAGGATGGCACGAACATGATCCTGAAGCGCTGGTTGAGGCCATGACCGAATGTGTGAACAAGGCCGTCGAAAAATTAGAATGGATGGGCTGGTCGAGAAAGAGCATAAAGGGTATCG GTATTACCAATCAGAGAGAGACGACTGTGTGTTGGTCGCGCTCGACCGGTAAACCGCTATGTAACGCTATAGTATGGGACGACTCCCGAACCTTGGGGGTTGTACGTgaatacgagaagaagctggaagaggaaggtttggatatcgatgatgaggaagaagacttacATGGTGTACCTGAAGACGTCGAAATCGGTACGGGTGGTGAAGATGCTGCCTTTGGCGAAAAGGGAGATGTCGTAGTCGAAACTGAGGATGGtcaaaagaaggaggatggtcTAGTTGAGAAAGTCGGCCAGAAATTGGAAAACCTCGGATTAGCTGAAAACGAGTCAAAGACCAAGACCGAGGAAAAGACTATACCTCAGACCAACGGAGATGCGAGTGTACATGTCcacaagaagaggaagggtaaAGAAGGCATCGTCGACGT CACCGGTATCCCCCTTTCCACTTACTTCTCAGCCATCAAACTTCGATGGATGCTAGATCACAACCGGGATGTCCACAAAGCgcacgaggacgatgatctcATGTTCGGTACCGTTGACACTTGGCTTGTTTAC GCTTTGACGGGTAGAGAGCAAGGCGGACTACACATCATGGACGTAACCAACGCCTCTCGTACCCTGCTCATCTCCTTGAAGACCTTACAATGGCACCCACCTCTCCTCCGATTCTTCGGTATAAGACCATCAGTCTTACCTAAgatcgtctcttcctcagagATATACGGTACCATCTCCGAACGGTGCGAGACCGCTTTGACGACCGTGCCCATCGCTGGTATCGTCGGAGATCAACAAGCCGCTTTGGTAGGAAACAAATGTCTCAGAAAGGGTGAAGCGAAATGTACTTATGGTACTGGTGCTTTCGTCTTGTTCAACACTGGTGAAGAATGTGTCCGATCGAATTACGGCTTGATCTCCACCGTCGCGTTCCAAGCTGGACCAGACGCGAAGCCCATCTATGCTCTTGAGGGTTCCATCGCTGTTGCCGGATCTGCTATCAAATG GCTgagagatcagatcaacttgatcgaAGAGTCTTCCGATATGGACATCCTTGCTGGATCAGTGGCAGATACGGGTGGTGTATACTTTGTTACTGCTTTCAGTGGTCTTCTCGCTCC TTACTGGGACCGAGAAGCTTCAGGAACGATCATCGGATTGACGTCATACACCACTTCAGCTCATATTGCTCGAGCCACTCTGGAAGCTGTATGTTTCCAAAGCAGAGCGGTATTGGACGTGATCGAAAAGGAGAGTGACACGAAGTGTGAGACCTTGAaggttgatggtggagtAACAAACTCGGACCTGGCAATGCAATTACAAGCCAAC ATCGGTGGATTCAATGTGGCTAGACCAGCAATGAGAGAATCGACTGCCCTGGGTTCCGCACTCTTGGCAGCCAGCGCACTGAAATTGTTCGGCTGGGATTTGTCTAAGCCTGAGACACTGGCCGATGTGAATACTGCGGGAGTGCATATCTTCGAGCCTGAATTGCCGGAAAAGGATCGACGCAAAGCTATAAGAGGATGGGAGAGGGCGGTGGACAGAGCGAGGAAGTGGCAtgaggaaggcgatgaggaggaagaggaagagaggtatgaggaagaaagagggtTGAGCAGATTACCGTCAAGAGAGCATTAG